One Setaria viridis chromosome 7, Setaria_viridis_v4.0, whole genome shotgun sequence genomic region harbors:
- the LOC140223308 gene encoding uncharacterized protein yields MDGHVKGLGRGTGVAASTAPMSTFMLKNLANVVASGVKTGKGFKKVYFNACARAVNEKFNTTLNGEQIKNHLKTWQRKWDKITRLKSLSASRFDEDNYIITLDEEHYNGHVHDHKADAEYLNKPLENYAEMETIFGKDMATGKFAKDSSAPLGTEDDDTEDGAANEDGAANGTRDDPSSAFEEGATSNARPNKRTKIVESEEDGLIGAFNKVGDKLAMAIMQVAKSNNELPEDLFAKVNSLSVSGFNDLQISTYYAHLVANPLTGKAFYGLPFEHQFRWMAMFVNERFPGQ; encoded by the exons ATGGATGGCCATGTCAAGGGACTTGGGAGAGGTACTGGTGTGGCTGCCTCGACAGCACCAATGTCCACTTTCATGCTAAAAAATCTTGCCAATGTGGTTGCTAGTGGTGTTAAAACAGGAAAGGGCTTCAAAAAGGTCTATTTTAATGCATGTGCTAGAGCTGTCAATGAAAAATTCAACACTACACTCAATGGTGAGCAGATTAAGAATCATCTGAAGACATGGCAAAGAAAGTGGGACAAGATAACAAGACTCAAGAGCTTGAGTGCATCTAGATTTGATGAAGATAACTACATCATCACCCTTGACGAGGAGCACTACAATGGCCATGTGCAC GATCACAAGGCTGATGCTGAGTATTTAAACAAGCCTCTTGAGAACTATGCTGAGATGGAAACAATCTTTGGGAAGGATATGGCTACAGGCAAGTTTGCAAAGGATTCAAGTGCTCCTCTTGGTACAGAAGATGATGACACTGAAGATGGGGCTGCAAATGAAGATGGGGCTGCAAATGGTACAAGAGATGATCCTAGCAGTGCTTTTGAGGAAGGGGCAACATCTAATGCAAGACCTAACAAGAGGACCAAGATTGTTGAAAGTGAAGAGGATGGACTGATTGGTGCGTTCAACAAAGTTGGTGACAAGCTTGCCATGGCTATAATGCAGGTTGCTAAATCAAACAATGAGCTACCAGAAGATCTCTTTGCCAAAGTGAATAGCCTTTCAGTTTCAGGCTTTAATGATCTTCAGATATCGACGTACTATGCTCATCTAGTGGCCAATCCTCTTACTGGTAAAGCTTTCTATGGCCTTCCATTTGAGCACCAGTTTCGTTGGATGGCTATGTTTGTTAATGAGAGGTTCCCTGGACAGTAG
- the LOC140223352 gene encoding protein ALP1-like, which produces MELSFRGRKSYASQNVMAAVDFDLRFTYVLAGWEGTAHDALVLQDALERENGLRVPQGKFFLVDAGYGAKPGFLPPFRGVRYHLNEWGNNPVQNYKELCNLRHSSLRMTIERAFGCLKRRFKILDDASPFFPFPTQVDIVVACCIIHIWIIQDGIDEFFMEENNLPSYNHATTYSGQASEHTEMVNFRQSIADHMWADYQNNNIN; this is translated from the exons ATGGAGCTATCCTTTCGTGGTAGGAAGTCATATGCCTCTCAAAATGTAATGGCTGCTGTAGATTTTGATCTCCGGTTCACCTATGTATTAGCTGGTTGGGAGGGGACAGCACATGATGCACTAGTATTACAAGATGCTTTGGAGCGTGAGAATGGACTTCGAGTGCCACAAG GGAAATTCTTCCTAGTTGATGCCGGATATGGAGCAAAACCAGGATTCTTGCCCCCTTTTCGTGGTGTTCGTTACCACTTGAATGAGTGGGGGAATAATCCTGTACAAAACTACAAGGAGCTATGCAACCTTAGGCACTCATCTCTTCGTATGACAATTGAGCGTGCATTTGGGTGTCTAAAGAGAAGATTCAAAATTCTAGATGATGCctctcctttctttcctttcccgACTCAAGTAGACATTGTTGTTGCTTGCTGCATCATTCACATTTGGATCATACAAGATGGAATTGATGAGTTCTTCATGGAAGAAAATAATTTGCCAAGTTATAACCATGCTACAACATACAGTGGACAAGCAAGTGAGCATACCGAGATGGTTAATTTCAGGCAAAGCATTGCTGATCATATGTGGGCAGACTATCAAAACAACAATATTAATTAG